The Streptomonospora litoralis genome window below encodes:
- a CDS encoding DUF397 domain-containing protein: protein MNSKMIWHKSSYSGANEPNCVEVAEGPHTFVRDTQHRDRGHLAFPAAEWEAFIAEVRDGDL, encoded by the coding sequence ATGAACTCTAAGATGATTTGGCACAAGAGCAGCTACAGCGGAGCTAACGAGCCCAACTGCGTCGAGGTCGCCGAAGGCCCCCACACCTTCGTCCGCGACACCCAGCACCGCGACCGCGGCCACCTCGCCTTCCCCGCCGCCGAGTGGGAAGCGTTCATCGCCGAGGTAAGAGACGGCGACCTGTAG
- a CDS encoding DUF5753 domain-containing protein, whose product MDIARHLDEVLSTGQILHQLWRDIEGTGDIPPEWVDFLALEQQAAEIREYHPVLIPGLLQADGYIRWVFKRAYDSSGVSEKAVAARLARLGSLKSEVRVRVVIDEVVLGRVSESADVMREQYDHIRQLAEAEKAIVMILPGYAPWRPIATGGFRIMTLEGGRQIVHVSHMGGHAVKENPSEAAALVSFFGDLQAESLSPTESLALLKKMRDEL is encoded by the coding sequence GTGGACATAGCTCGCCACCTTGACGAGGTCCTGTCTACGGGACAGATCCTCCATCAGCTATGGCGCGACATCGAGGGCACGGGAGACATACCCCCGGAGTGGGTGGATTTTCTGGCCCTCGAACAACAGGCCGCCGAGATCAGGGAATACCATCCCGTCTTGATCCCTGGGCTACTCCAGGCGGATGGCTACATCCGCTGGGTTTTCAAGAGGGCCTACGATTCCAGCGGCGTTTCCGAGAAGGCCGTCGCTGCTCGACTTGCCCGCCTGGGCAGCTTGAAGTCGGAGGTACGGGTGCGCGTCGTGATCGACGAAGTAGTCCTCGGGCGCGTATCCGAATCGGCCGATGTCATGCGCGAGCAGTACGACCACATACGCCAGCTCGCCGAGGCGGAGAAAGCCATCGTCATGATCCTCCCTGGGTATGCTCCCTGGCGACCGATCGCCACCGGAGGGTTTCGCATCATGACTCTGGAGGGAGGGCGGCAGATCGTGCATGTCTCCCACATGGGAGGCCACGCGGTGAAGGAGAACCCGTCTGAGGCCGCAGCCCTGGTCAGCTTCTTCGGCGACCTCCAAGCCGAGTCCCTCTCTCCGACGGAATCCTTGGCCTTGCTGAAGAAAATGAGGGATGAACTCTAA
- a CDS encoding LysE family translocator: MEIIQVLPAFLVAVLLISASPGPAMALIFRRAALRGFGASVATVLGLETGIYLWAIAAGAGVAALVAASSTAYVVLQIVGAAFLAYLGIRSWITVLKERRLSAGGDGGMRSADPADEEEKDAPTWRRSTAVAFTEGLVVQLANPKAAVFNRHGATRARRAAAVDASLTGAPHPA, translated from the coding sequence ATGGAGATCATTCAAGTGCTCCCGGCGTTTCTGGTCGCCGTCCTGCTTATCTCCGCTTCCCCCGGACCGGCTATGGCGCTGATCTTCCGGCGGGCGGCCCTGCGGGGGTTCGGAGCGAGCGTGGCGACGGTGCTCGGCCTTGAGACCGGCATCTACCTGTGGGCGATAGCCGCCGGCGCCGGAGTGGCCGCCCTCGTAGCCGCCTCCAGCACCGCTTATGTGGTGCTGCAGATCGTGGGCGCGGCGTTCCTCGCCTACCTGGGAATCCGTTCGTGGATCACCGTCCTGAAGGAGCGGCGCCTCTCCGCCGGCGGGGACGGCGGCATGCGGTCCGCCGACCCCGCGGATGAGGAGGAAAAGGACGCGCCGACGTGGAGGCGGTCGACCGCCGTGGCGTTCACGGAAGGTCTGGTCGTCCAACTCGCCAACCCCAAGGCCGCCGTGTTTAACCGGCACGGTGCTACTCGCGCTCGCCGGGCGGCTGCTGTTGACGCCTCGTTGACCGGTGCCCCGCACCCGGCCTGA
- a CDS encoding SWIM zinc finger family protein has translation MRADVGECGGQTAEHCPDWGYPCKHAAAVLYTLADRLDRDPFLLLAWLGRDRETLLESVRADAEGGGDDVGDGEQVSGSGLNVRARPLAECVDDFYAAADPARLPVPSRSLDPVSHADTDIPGLVAALTPMYELLEAGGPGASERGDA, from the coding sequence GTGAGGGCCGACGTGGGCGAGTGCGGCGGGCAGACCGCCGAGCACTGCCCCGACTGGGGATACCCGTGCAAGCACGCCGCGGCGGTGCTGTACACCCTGGCGGACAGATTGGACCGGGACCCGTTCCTGCTGCTGGCCTGGCTGGGGCGCGACCGGGAGACGCTCCTGGAGTCGGTCCGCGCGGATGCCGAGGGTGGCGGTGATGACGTCGGTGACGGTGAGCAGGTCTCGGGGAGCGGGCTGAACGTGCGCGCCCGGCCGCTCGCCGAGTGCGTGGACGACTTCTACGCGGCCGCGGACCCGGCGCGCCTGCCCGTGCCCAGCCGCAGCCTGGACCCGGTCTCCCACGCCGACACCGACATCCCCGGACTGGTCGCCGCGCTGACGCCGATGTACGAGCTGCTGGAGGCGGGGGGACCGGGCGCGTCGGAACGCGGCGACGCCTAA
- a CDS encoding B-box zinc finger protein — protein sequence MAAADEGKYGVLVAGGGACEDDPAPICPICRDGDDLAPVALTEREDFARERPRVQ from the coding sequence GTGGCGGCGGCCGACGAAGGGAAGTACGGGGTGCTGGTCGCGGGCGGTGGCGCGTGCGAGGACGACCCGGCGCCGATATGTCCGATCTGCCGGGACGGCGATGATCTGGCTCCGGTGGCGCTCACCGAGCGCGAGGATTTCGCCAGAGAACGGCCGCGGGTTCAGTGA